TAGCTTTTCTTTCTGGGTTTTTCCTTATTTGTTTCTCACTAATAACATTTCTCCCTATTGAATAAAAAGTAATAACAGAAATATAAATGTTGAGATGTATATGTATATTGACAGAAAACTCCTGCTCGTATAATGATCATCTACAGCACGACGACGTATTACCTACACTTTTCGAATCTGTAAATTCATCTTCGTAATTTCTCTCTATAACTCGACGATGAATCGATCGGCGGCGATCTCTCTTTTTGGCCACGGATTAGCAGGTCTTAGTAACAGATGGTATACACAATTCCCGTCGATGGTCTCATCAAGAATCCAACGCAAAAGGAGTCTGCAAGAGATCATAAGGAGCCCAAAGAGCATCCAAAGGGCACGGCCGGTTCGCGTCCAGTCTAGCCCATGGCTTACCTTTTCCACTCCAATGCAATAGACTCACCGGACCCGGATGTAAATCCCGACATAAACCTCTAAAATTATCTCCGCCGAGGCCGTGTTGATTCCATTTATGATCAACCGGAACAATGTTTCCGGCGAACACTAGCAAAAATGGCGGTAACGAACCCAGTTCATAAATTCTCATTCTTTTTTGTAACTCCATCCATTCTTCGATCTTTGTAGTGTAATCACCTTCTCTCCATCGATCAAGGTCGATCACCATAACTCCGGTGTTGAAGTAGCAAGCTTTTCTGTCGGCGAATGTGAGTGATAAAGATGGATTGGACCAGAAAGTTGGAGTGAAATAAGAAGTGAAATTCGCGTTGCAGTATTCAGGAGCTGCAAGGACTGAGTTATCACCCAGTGGAGTGGCGGCGAGTTTGGCAATGTCGTCGACGAGAACAAGGTCGGAGTCGAGGTAAACGACTCGTCGTACGCATAGAGGGAGGATGCCGGCCAAGTAACTGCGGGCGTAGTTTAATGGACAGTCGAGTGCTGAACGGATAGAGGTAGAGATTAAGCCGGAGACGGAGGTGTCGTCGAATGTGTAGACTTTGAATTTGAGATAAGGGAATGAAGAGGAGATGGTGGAGCGGAGGAGAGTGGCGTTGGCGGAGGCGGAGGCGACGAAGTGGAAAGCGATATTTTGAGGACAAGATGAATGTTGAAGAACAGAGAGAATTGCGGCCATGGAGCCACGGATATAGGCTGTGTCTAAAGTCATTGCCACGTGGACTGACTGATCGGAGCAGAACACTGGGCTGTGATTGATATCATCATCGTCCTCATCAAATTCTGACTCTTGTTGATCAAGTGAAGGGCAATCCGGTGAGTTGTAAAATTGAGGGGCCTCTTTGAATTGCTGAGTAATAGTAACAGTACCGGTGACGGAAGCGACAGCGGCGGCATTGGTGGTGGTTAAGGAGAGAAAGAGAAGGAGGAGGAGGAGTGGAAACATCGGAAAGAATTGTTAGTGTGGAgtgtttgatttttagtttttggTGAGGTAAAgagtgaagaagaagagagagaagtgATTGAAAGTTTTGAGAGGTTTCGATTTGATTTATATGTAAAAGATTAGAGGGAGTGAGGTTGGTCAAAAattagttcttttttttattttttgtttaacaaaaaataatgaAGAGTTAGTTGGTTGAATGAATTTACAGATGCAGAAAGGAAAATTCTAAAGGCCTTTTGGAAATGGGACCCCATGGTGCGGGAAACCTCTCTTCTTCTTGCCAATGCTATGCATTTCTGAGGTGAAATATATTGCATTTTAAGGCTTTTATTCTTTAGTTTAATGGATGTACTATTTAAAttggcttaaggtctgaaaaactaccgtaAAATAATTGTATAATTCTGCTGGAAAATAATTTATGTATTGACTATTATGggcaaaaaaatgaaattttgaattaaatatatatgtgtAATATTTAATATAGTAGCTTTGatttgtataaattattaatttataatatttcgcTTCATAAATATtggaaatatttttgaatattataattaattaattatgattaactattttttttattttatatttaatcaaAGACGAAGTACATCAACATCCaatgattaatttattatacattaatttattGGATGACTGACTTGTAAGATACGAATTTTTTACactcttttttatattattatttctcTTCCATATATATCTAATTGCTTGATGTATTAAATTGTACATAagtattttctgtttttttttttggaaataaGTATTTTCTGTTAAAAGTTCATTTAATGTAAAAATACAATATAGTAGAAATATGTATCTTGTACATATCAAACTAAgtcaattcaaataaaaaatctcATCGTTTAATTTAGAAAAGACAAGTAACATTTAATTTTTGCGGTCAAATTTTGTATCAAATAAGATAAATATATTAAAGTATACATGTcatgatatatatattgatGATCATTTATATATTGATGATCATCGTCTCTCacatttgtaacatttttaaatctGCAATTGATCATAATATGAAAAAGATCTTAATTCTAGTCTAGTGCATTGGAATAAAGAATAataatgtgtatatatatttattcttGAATTTATGCCAATTGCAAAGAAAAGATGAACGCGGAATTATGGTGCATGTGCCATTATATAATATGGTCCTGCTTTATGATATTTCaattttcataatctttttTAGAACATCATATCGATGGACTAAGCCACcgaaaataaaaccaaagttttatatttatattatacaacatattatatattcttttcttaatctttaatcaaaaaatgaaaCGGAAAAGTAAATTTACAGGGTGTAAGATTATATTCTTTATGAAATAATATTGCtgtaaaaataaagaaaaagtagatgaatttaatttaaggaattaataaagaaattaaaagatgGAAATGGAGGTTGATGGTTCATCGTCCCCAACTATAACTCCTTCACCTTCAGATGAGTTGAACAATCGCCTTCCATGAAAATTATGGTCCAGCAACCCAATTATCATATGCTTTCAATCCAAGTTTTCCATTACTAGAATTCTTCCATTCACACCACGTTTCTTCCTTATTtgctcttatttttttaaatttatatattgctATTGCTTTCCACGGTTATGTATTTACCTCATAATTCACACATTTCTAATAAATTtgcttcaaattttaatttaatcatggTTCGGATCATTAATCTTCtgaaattgatcttttatttcGATTTAGAAAATATAATGTGGATTTAAATGAGAATTATATGCCCAAAAATATGATTATATTGAGGGCTTGATAtatttctaattataaattgttgagttcgattaatttttttgattaatgtGGTTAATTCAGGttgattaataaaaatttcaattctaTTACggttaagaattttaaaattcagttaattattgtatatattttatttatttttaattattattctttatgTTTTTCTCAGTTTACCAATTAATTGACTATTGATTGGttcaatttagtatttttatgattttggttaattcagttaaattaattttagttaaaattaaaagatttatatgttcagctaaaaaaataaatgattcaattaatttaattcaaataagttaattgatttttaattgaacCGATCATTTGCtcaatcttttttctttttatgaatgATTATTTGGTCAACCCTAGTTGCAAGAGAACAGTGTTTGATTAATTGTAGTTTAAGATGGAAAAATAAATAGATTTGGGAGTCATCGTTGAGAAAGAAATGAACGTTGGAAATTTTCTTTTCCCAATCATGATTATTAGAGCATAAATGCAATGCAATGTAATTAATTAAGACTATCCACCAACTTCCTTATGCAAATTTTACTTCCCTTTTTCTTTAAGGTTTGGGTGATCTATTGGTGgataaaaaaatcttaatgaCCTCTAAAAGATCTTTATGAATGACTTATATTAGAgtaatattatttgatttttgaatgttcatttttttttttttttttttttgaaataaaaacttctattaatcaaaagctgattgatcagccagtatatagaatttgataatcggagggacatgccctaaccaattagataaactaaaatagtcatatgctaCCATATGAATGTTCATTTATTATTGGTGAATGGTCATTCATATTTATATTGTTAATGCTGCACATTTTATTTAGATTGTATAATCCTCCTTTTTAACCCACTTGACGTGGTAACAAACTAGTGGATTCATTAAAAGTTGTTTTTGAGATATATACTCTTGGAAGAGAATTAGACGAATTAAATGATACCACGTAAGAAGGGACAATAAAAGTGGTACAAAATGGTGGATTAAATagaatttttcttttgtttaatgAAATTTATCCTATAAAACTACCATTTTGTAAAGCTAATAGGTTGAAAAACTACCgaactttacttttttttaatagcaCTATGATCTTATAAAACAGTAAATTTTACCATACGTCGTATTTTTAACTTTCAATAGcagattaaattgaaaaaattatagattttattactataaggatgaaaatactcaaaacaactaaatttaagggtcatatcatattttttttctgcttgaacaaattcaaacaagttttttaatttaaaaaaaaaatcaaataagtctTAAACAAAAGAGTTTCATTTGATGATTTAGGGTGCTATGAAAagtcaaaaatacgaaatagtgTAAACTTGACCGTTTTACAAAGTCgaggtgctattgaaagtcaaaaataaaaaataggattAAATTGACAGCTTTACAAAATCGGATGCTGTTGAAAGAAAATCAGTAGTTATTCAACCTATTAGCCTtcttacaataataataataaaaaaaactataatagCCAATCTTaaggcgtagatgagttggtaaggcgctcttctaACTTAAGTGAGGTTGCGGGTTTGAACTGtattcatgtatgcagccgtttaaaacttgcgGCCAGAGTTTTGCCTCCCGCCAGGGACCTACCCCACTCGAGTGagaattagtctgaatgtggaaggtttaAAGGTACCGTTTTATAGTTGGAATCCATTCAGGACACCCCATGAccagattaaaaaaaaaaattataatagccATAAGATAACACGGTTCATGCAGTTGATGCAATTGTTGCTGCTACGTATAATACGCAGATATTGTGCAATGTGCATGCTATAATTTGTTGATGATCAACTGCAAGGCTGCAATATTTTAGCAATAATTATTATACACACAATGTGTGAGTCCATATAAGCATCACACATACATTGTGTGTGTATTGAGAGGAAAACATTTTAATATATCGTTTGATTATCCTTTTAAATTACTGATATAAGAAGTTAAGTTAAAATGTATAAACCGTATTTATTAGGGTTAACTTTCACTTTTGCATTGCAAACAAAACTTATCTAACTATAAATCTCTTTGTAAGGTCAACTTATTTGTTTGTTACAGAATCATTTAATAATGCAATTAACCTCTCTTATGATTTAATgaacttaaaatttaataaatattaaaattactaaattattaaattcataaaCTGAATGATAGAAGTACAGCCGATCTATtcaattttaagataaaaaagaaGCTACGAGAATTGTCTAAaagaatttcaaataaaaaaaatcacacaaGTAAAATTTACATGtatttatctaataaattagttctaattaattatttataaatccTCTATATGactaataattacaaaaaagtccttaaaaattattaattattaaataataaaaaattcaattatacaatataaaataaaattggttactcaaaaatttattattgataaaatcattaaaaataaggaaaaagaCTATTTAGCATTTTGTAGTAATTTCAGGACACTAAATGATCTTTAacttaaatgatataagcgctaagccgtaaactgctaggtcgtgagtTAAATTTCTCCTACAAATGCTTCCCTCTCCaactatcaaaaataaataaataaattaaaaccgaATTTGTAATGAATTAAACAAGGTTAGGAtagtaaattattaaattactcTCCGTCTCATTTTTGAAATCTGATTTGCTTTtacacatagattaagaaaacatttattatatttgtcttttttatttttttttcatgttttaaagATAGTGAAATTTTTCATAGAGTTTATTTAAGACGACTAATTAAAGGATAAAAAGAGAAGTTcaatataaaagtattttaaaaatagaaatggaACTTTTAAAATGGAATATCTCTTTTTTTTAGAAGAAATATAGAACTTTATTCAGCACTAGAAAAAGTATTACAATTCAAGCATATAACTTCTTTCGAATATATTAAGACTTAAGAaacaagtaaataaataaaagctgCAATCCTCTTAAACGAATCAATGAGATAAGAATTTTCGATTATAGTAATATAAAATCGAAAATTGCAAATTGTTGATAAAGCATAAAAATGTCTTCTGCAAGCAATTGGTATGGATTTTGTCAATTCGGCATTAGATTCAAAGTACACTTTATCAGAAATACAATCTGTAGCTTTGACAGTTTCAACATGAATTGTTCAACTGAATTATATCTTTGAATGAATCCGattgaaaaactaaaaacaaaaattacatcATAAACGATTCAAATCTGCACCGTATTACAAGATACACAAAGGGAACATCAAATTCCATAAAGGGCAATATAAAAATTTCCACAAAGAGAAATATAAACTCCATAGAAGGAGAGATAATTAGAACAACCAATAAAGTAAATACACAAAATAGTAAAAAACAACGACCAAAATAAAAGatgtaaataaaaaactaaaaaaaaaaaaacgagacCATAAAATATTGACTGGCGGTGGGCTTGAAAAAGGCAAAGAATACTAGAATTTATTTAGGAGATGGCGGCTTGAGGAGAGAATAGGGTTAAAAATGGGGCATCTCAAAATGAAATatgagacttttaaaatggACGAATGGAGTATTAAGAATAATATTTTGATCAAATGTATAGCGAATTAAATTCGTTGGATGTCTCTCTCTACAATTTGTGCTctccttttttaaaaaaaaaacttcacaTATTCTTCATCTTTTAGAGGGTGGGAGAAGACGATTTTTCCAGCTAgtcggaaaatcatcttctctccgcccatattactaattattatagatctactctttattttaataaatttttgttaaaaccTTATTTTCGATTTGAGTTTTTCATTCTATAatgtttgaataaaatttaaggTCTTCTTTACCTCTTTTGATTAGATTTTTTAGATCTCTCAAAAAATTTAagtgttttttgagttttaGATTCAAGATCTTATaaatataagaaataaaaaggtAGGTTGTGGATCTATCTTTTAGAATCTCAATGAAGATGAAAATCGAAAATAGTAGGCTTCAATGGATCGAGCAGATTGAATGACAAAtcggaaaataaaaatatcaaaatacccTCTCAATCGGAATGGTTGTGTTAATGTTAGAGATTTatgtttagaattttattattttcgattattttattgtttgtaTCTTGATTAATTGTTACTTATTATAtaatagtttaaaatttaaaatttaaaaaattatatatatatatatatatatatatatatatatctatctttTATTATATGACTTTCACGCATTGTAAGTTTAATCTTCATGATTGATTTGGAAAAACAATTCCTTGGATAGCTGTTGATCTAAAACCATTAATTATGAGCAATTACTAAATCCATTTCTTTTTTGCATTTAATAAAAACAGATCCAAATCAAAGAGTTTAAGTTTGGGTAAATTAATACTGGAATAGTTTTCaagattataaaaatacaaattaacgAATGCGTAGGAGATTACAAGGGGGTGATGATGAGACGGGAAATTTAGAGGGTAGAAACATTGCATCCATTTAAAGCATTAGTCATAAAATGAGGAACACTCTCCACACTTACCCTACGAGGATGTTGTGAGCTAGCCCATGTCTCTCAAATTGCACTCCCATCACCATTCATTTCTTTCTCATCCCTTCCTAAATACTATGAATACATCCTATTTAACATTCATGCTATACTTTACTTCCTTTATAGTTTATGATTGGAAGTTAGAtgacatatataaaattaatagtagttttttatttattgagttTATAAACAAGGCCTAAAGATTCAGAAAATtcaaatcttttttattttttataattttaattaaaactttaaattttataatttcaatttaatattaaatattagacAAAATGCACTTATCTCTACACAACTTTAGTGGATTTGACAAATATATTATAACCTTTAAATCTTGCAAGTTTGGTCCATCATCTTTTCGATATTTACCAAATAATATCCATGACTTGTTTTGATATGATGTGGCGTAAAGTTGTTTGtctatatgtaaaaaaattattcttcttGGCGTGTACAACTTCACGCCATGTCGGCTTCAAATGAGTCGTGAGTGTatttgacaaaaaattaaaaaatgatggattaaACTGGTAAGAATTAAAGATCATATGAGATTTatcaaaaacattacaattttGGATAGATAACTTCATTTTATCTAAACATTAACATTGATTTTCacatcaattaatttaatagtaGTATATATCTAATCCAACCTGGCCTTCATTctgtcaaaaaaaaaaccatatcAATATGGAATCCATGAAACATAAATCGGACTGAAATTGCAAGCAttttaaagttttgatttgaattacaaaagtcaaaaaaaaaaaagaatttttataTTCATTGGTTCTTTTTATGTTGGCAtgttgttattattttttacaatgTAGAGGTCACGTGGAATTAGACACACACTATTAAATGAATTGGTGCAAATTGATAAAATTGTTGTGAATGTTTGAAATTATAGtaaagtttaaactttttagttagaattaaaaaaaatacaaaatatttgaattttataaataaatgaagTATGAGATATATATAGAGAAAGCGCATGGCATGGAGTAGCAATCCGAGATGAGAAATAGTAGAAATGACGTAAAAGGTATGTGAATGATGAGCACATCCATGTTTGACAATAACTATGTAGCACTCAGCAACTCTCCTAACTAATcttataaataaatcaaattcgAATGAAGCTGCCCACAACCTTCGT
This region of Mercurialis annua linkage group LG1-X, ddMerAnnu1.2, whole genome shotgun sequence genomic DNA includes:
- the LOC126666948 gene encoding probable galacturonosyltransferase-like 1; amino-acid sequence: MFPLLLLLLFLSLTTTNAAAVASVTGTVTITQQFKEAPQFYNSPDCPSLDQQESEFDEDDDDINHSPVFCSDQSVHVAMTLDTAYIRGSMAAILSVLQHSSCPQNIAFHFVASASANATLLRSTISSSFPYLKFKVYTFDDTSVSGLISTSIRSALDCPLNYARSYLAGILPLCVRRVVYLDSDLVLVDDIAKLAATPLGDNSVLAAPEYCNANFTSYFTPTFWSNPSLSLTFADRKACYFNTGVMVIDLDRWREGDYTTKIEEWMELQKRMRIYELGSLPPFLLVFAGNIVPVDHKWNQHGLGGDNFRGLCRDLHPGPVSLLHWSGKGKPWARLDANRPCPLDALWAPYDLLQTPFALDS